The following are from one region of the Salminus brasiliensis chromosome 14, fSalBra1.hap2, whole genome shotgun sequence genome:
- the gss gene encoding glutathione synthetase — protein sequence MSTNGIPEDVLRNEALIKRLEEVAKDTALLHGVLMRTRDKPNSPEVVSYAPFTLFPSPVPKALFHQALEVQTHFNRLVDRISQNPLFLEEALASTIKVDDFTAKLFSIYRQVQQEPQTLPIVLGLNRSDYMLDQSADGRTSLKQIEINTIAASFGGLTSRIPDIHRHILKVANRLQERRQILDNNPAAGLAKGLAKAWELYGSERAVVMFLVEDVQRNIYDHRYVENELWSRDIPVIRREFEDVCRSGSLDSDKRLFVDGQEVAIVYFRNGYMPQNYKSEQSWEARLMIERSRAVKCPDISTHLAGTKKVQQELAQPGVLERFFPGEPETVAQIRATFAGLYTLDMGEEGDRTVDMALAKPDQYVLKPQREGGGNNIYGEEICRVLESMKNSTERTAYILMDKVQPRPCHNYLLQTDVPVKLCICLSELGVFGAYVRKGTEMVMNECVGHLLRTKSSEHNDGGVAAGVAVLDSPLLV from the exons ATGTCTACTAATGGGATTCCAGAGGACGTGCTGAGAAATGAGGCTTTAATAAAAAGGCTGGAGGAGGTGGCCAAAGACACTGCACTGTTACATGGAGTGTTAATGCGGACCAGAGACAAACCAAACTCTCCTGAG gTGGTGAGCTACGCACCGTTCACACTCTTCCCCTCCCCGGTGCCCAAAGCACTCTTCCATCAGGCTCTTGAAGTCCAAACCCATTTTAATCGGCTCGTGGACAGAATCAGCCAGAATCCACTCTTCCTGGAGGAGGCTCTCGCCAG CACCATCAAAGTTGACGATTTTACAGCGAAACTCTTCAGCATTTACAGACAAGTGCAACAGGAACCTCAGACACTG CCCATAGTGCTTGGCCTGAATCGCTCGGATTACATGCTGGACCAGAGTGCTGATGGCAGGACGTCCTTGAAGCAGATTGAGATTAACACTATTGCAGCCAGTTTTGGGGGGCTTACCTCACGCATACCAGATATCCACAG GCACATTCTCAAGGTTGCTAACCGGCTGCAGGAGCGCAGGCAGATCTTAGACAACAACCCGGCAGCAGGTCTGGCCAAGGGCTTGGCAAAGGCCTGGGAGCTTTACGGCTCAGAGAG GGCAGTTGTGATGTTTCTCGTGGAGGATGTCCAGAGGAACATTTATGACCATCGATATGTGGAGAATGAGCTTTGGTCGAG AGATATTCCTGTGATAAGACGAGAGTTTGAAGACGTTTGCAGAAGTGGATCGTTGGACAGCGACAAGAGGCTGTTTGT AGATGGGCAAGAGGTTGCCATTGTTTACTTCCGAAACGGATACATGCCTCAAAACTACAAATCAGAGCAA AGTTGGGAGGCCCGGTTGATGATCGAGCGTTCACGTGCTGTGAAGTGTCCAGACATCAGCACACACCTTGCCGGCACCAAGAAGGTCCAGCAAGAGCTGGCACAACCGGGAGTCCTGGAGCGCTTTTTCCCTGGCGAGCCTGAAACAGTGGCCCAGATTCGTGCCACTTTTGCTGGCTTATACACACTAGATATG GGGGAGGAGGGAGATAGGACAGTAGACATGGCTTTAGCTAAGCCAGACCAGTATGTGCTGAAACCCCAGCGAGAAGGAGGCG GGAACAACATTTATGGGGAGGAGATCTGTCGAGTACtagagagcatgaagaacaGCACGGAAAGGACTGCCTACATTCTGATGGACAAAGTCCAGCCCCGCCCGTGCCACAACTACCTGCTCCAAACAGATGTTCCTGTAAAGCTGTGCATATGCCTCAGTGAGCTGGGTGTATTTGGAGCCTATGTTAG GAAGGGAACTGAAATGGTGATGAACGAGTGTGTGGGCCACCTGCTCAGGACCAAAAGCTCTGAACACAATGATGGAGGTGTAGCTGCAGGGGTGGCAGTGCTTGACAGCCCTCTTCTGGTTTAG